In Bacillus sp. KH172YL63, one genomic interval encodes:
- a CDS encoding DUF1672 family protein, with translation MNRKNKWIIYGIGLSLFLGGCMNMNNANGNGVDEKESTEKQVVNQYVSVQEYNGEGYTLKNGEETDKIAEENREEVEKAVKDFFLKEYKTDVKVHNIVGNVDGATVFVESTNPLHFYTYAIVPIDQSNKKILSDRVFSQEGQVESAITEGLYRNIFKDEFDRLDEYLKEVINDEPVTGRTVDSLQNVGGSGYMTPYYFLSSSVSNDEAIKPVYELYMENPHVSKEKLRAAYNEQVFNPTYFEVVINLFMKNKETDPDEKVFNRVVNDIESMDDIPKGTYSIFVNDNTVLKQSFEGVKENSLEKTTPNEIIKE, from the coding sequence ATGAACAGAAAAAATAAGTGGATCATATACGGAATCGGACTTTCATTATTTCTTGGAGGATGTATGAATATGAATAATGCGAATGGTAATGGTGTAGATGAGAAAGAGAGCACTGAAAAACAAGTTGTAAATCAGTATGTAAGCGTGCAGGAATACAACGGGGAAGGATACACCCTTAAGAACGGGGAAGAAACAGACAAAATTGCTGAAGAGAATCGTGAAGAAGTAGAAAAGGCGGTTAAAGATTTTTTCTTGAAAGAATATAAGACTGATGTAAAGGTTCATAATATTGTGGGCAATGTAGACGGAGCGACAGTGTTTGTGGAATCAACTAATCCGCTACATTTTTATACGTATGCCATTGTTCCAATTGATCAATCAAATAAAAAAATCCTGTCCGACCGTGTGTTTTCTCAAGAAGGACAGGTGGAAAGTGCCATAACAGAAGGCTTATACAGGAATATATTTAAAGACGAGTTTGATCGGTTGGATGAATATTTAAAGGAGGTAATCAATGACGAACCTGTTACGGGGAGAACCGTTGATTCCCTTCAAAATGTTGGTGGATCTGGTTATATGACACCTTATTACTTTTTATCTTCTTCCGTTTCAAATGATGAAGCAATTAAACCAGTTTATGAGCTATATATGGAAAATCCTCATGTTAGTAAAGAAAAACTAAGGGCTGCTTACAATGAACAAGTATTTAATCCAACTTATTTTGAGGTAGTCATTAATTTATTTATGAAAAATAAAGAAACTGACCCGGATGAAAAAGTATTTAATAGAGTTGTAAACGATATTGAAAGCATGGATGATATACCAAAAGGAACATACAGTATTTTCGTCAATGACAATACAGTCCTCAAACAGTCGTTTGAAGGGGTAAAAGAAAATTCGCTAGAAAAAACGACCCCAAATGAAATTATTAAAGAGTAA
- a CDS encoding DUF1672 family protein, which yields MNRKNKWIIYGIGLSLFLGGCMNLGNGVDEKKNRQDAVENQYVSVQEYKGEGYFLNNGDENDKIAEEKSDEVEKAVKDFFLDKYKIEVQVHNLVGNVDGVTVLVESTGPVHFYSYAIVPINQKTKEIKSEEVRSQEDAVEEGIREGLYHLIFAEEFKNLDNYLKGIVSEKEVVGRTVESLQNVGGSGFMTPNYTITSFYGDEAIQPVFDLYMRNPNTKIEDLKSAFNKESFNEEYLDINIILFMKEEKVSPSKSILEKISIDIESMELIPKGTYQIIINDNGVHKETFEGYKDNSIRTEVIKSK from the coding sequence ATGAACAGAAAAAATAAGTGGATCATATATGGAATCGGACTTTCATTATTTCTTGGAGGATGTATGAATCTGGGTAATGGTGTGGATGAAAAGAAGAATAGGCAGGATGCAGTGGAAAATCAGTATGTAAGTGTGCAGGAGTATAAAGGGGAAGGCTATTTTCTAAATAATGGCGATGAGAACGATAAGATTGCTGAGGAAAAAAGTGATGAAGTGGAAAAAGCGGTTAAGGATTTCTTTTTAGATAAATATAAGATTGAGGTTCAAGTTCATAATCTAGTAGGGAATGTGGATGGAGTGACGGTACTTGTTGAATCGACTGGGCCTGTACACTTTTATTCTTATGCCATTGTTCCGATCAATCAGAAAACGAAAGAAATTAAATCTGAAGAGGTAAGGTCTCAAGAAGATGCTGTGGAAGAAGGGATCCGAGAAGGTTTGTATCATCTGATTTTCGCAGAAGAATTTAAGAATCTGGATAATTACCTTAAGGGAATAGTATCTGAAAAAGAGGTTGTGGGAAGAACTGTTGAATCGCTACAGAATGTTGGTGGATCAGGATTCATGACACCAAATTATACTATTACATCTTTTTATGGTGATGAGGCAATACAGCCAGTGTTTGATTTATATATGAGAAATCCTAATACCAAAATAGAAGACCTAAAAAGTGCATTCAATAAAGAATCATTTAATGAAGAATACCTAGACATTAACATTATTTTATTTATGAAGGAAGAGAAGGTGTCTCCAAGTAAAAGCATTCTAGAAAAAATTTCAATTGATATAGAAAGTATGGAGTTAATTCCTAAGGGGACTTATCAAATCATTATCAATGACAATGGAGTACACAAAGAAACATTCGAGGGATATAAGGATAATTCGATTAGGACGGAAGTAATCAAATCTAAATAA
- a CDS encoding DUF1672 family protein yields the protein MNRKNKWIIYGIGLSLLLGGCMNMGNGVDEKKNSQNAGDQSDRLASVQEYNGEGFSLKNGQENDKIAEKNREEVEKAVKGFFLEQYKTDVEVHNIVGNVDGASVFVESIGRPNFHTYAVVPIDQKEKKILTDQVYSLEGEVENAISSGVYGLIYEDEFNELNRVLEEVIKDYPYTGESIQAINHTKSFGFGNEYYFVSLFDMELSEQIVELYLENPNTTREEYKELNLEKLSPESINITIQLFKNKKGSNPTTEELDEIAKVIENAEGLTYGAYNLLLHDNMIGEVTGSGDKDTTIERADPDYIIKK from the coding sequence ATGAACAGAAAAAATAAGTGGATCATATATGGAATCGGACTTTCATTATTACTTGGCGGATGTATGAATATGGGTAATGGTGTGGATGAGAAGAAGAATTCGCAGAATGCAGGGGATCAAAGCGATCGTTTAGCAAGTGTTCAGGAATATAATGGGGAAGGATTTTCTTTAAAAAATGGCCAAGAAAATGACAAAATTGCAGAAAAGAACCGTGAAGAAGTGGAAAAGGCTGTGAAAGGTTTTTTCTTAGAACAATATAAAACGGATGTCGAAGTTCATAATATTGTAGGTAATGTTGATGGAGCTAGTGTATTTGTTGAGTCGATTGGTAGGCCAAATTTCCATACCTATGCAGTAGTACCCATAGACCAAAAAGAGAAAAAGATCCTCACTGACCAGGTTTATTCATTAGAAGGAGAGGTGGAAAATGCCATTTCTTCTGGGGTTTATGGGTTGATATATGAAGATGAGTTCAATGAGTTGAATAGGGTATTGGAAGAGGTCATAAAAGATTATCCATATACCGGGGAATCCATTCAAGCAATTAATCATACTAAATCATTCGGATTTGGAAATGAATACTATTTTGTTTCACTTTTTGATATGGAATTATCAGAGCAAATCGTTGAACTTTATTTAGAAAATCCTAACACTACGAGGGAAGAGTACAAGGAATTGAATTTAGAGAAATTAAGCCCTGAGTCAATAAATATTACGATTCAACTTTTTAAGAACAAAAAAGGTTCAAATCCGACCACCGAAGAACTAGATGAAATTGCGAAAGTTATTGAAAATGCGGAAGGGCTAACTTATGGGGCCTATAATCTTCTTCTGCATGACAATATGATTGGTGAAGTTACGGGGAGCGGAGATAAAGATACTACTATTGAAAGGGCAGACCCGGATTATATTATAAAAAAATAA
- a CDS encoding DUF1672 family protein, whose protein sequence is MNRKNKWIIYGIGLSLFLGGCMKVGNGVGEKNTQNEVEDQYVSVQEYKGEGYFLNNGDENDKIAEAKSEEVEKAVKDYFLENYQLEVKVHNLVGNVEGVTVFVESTGPVHFYSYAIVPINQETEEIMTRNVSTQEGEVERGIREGLYRLVFEKEFKNLDAYFEKVVSEEEVVGRTVESLENVGGAGNMTPYYSMSSLNSDEAIKPVYDLFMESHKTSNDALKEVYDGESFNPNHLRINIMLFMKEKNAEPSEKVMNRVVSDIEQMSALPKGTYRVAVSDNGVHKESFEGFKDNSIEQEIIRNE, encoded by the coding sequence ATGAACAGAAAAAATAAGTGGATCATATATGGAATCGGACTTTCATTATTTCTTGGAGGATGTATGAAGGTGGGTAATGGTGTGGGTGAGAAGAATACGCAGAATGAAGTGGAAGATCAGTATGTAAGTGTGCAGGAGTATAAAGGGGAAGGCTACTTTTTAAACAATGGCGATGAGAACGATAAGATTGCCGAGGCTAAAAGTGAAGAGGTGGAAAAGGCTGTTAAGGATTACTTTTTAGAGAATTACCAGCTTGAGGTTAAAGTTCATAATTTAGTAGGAAATGTAGAGGGAGTGACGGTTTTTGTGGAGTCAACTGGCCCTGTGCACTTTTATTCTTATGCCATTGTTCCAATTAATCAAGAAACAGAAGAAATTATGACTAGGAATGTGAGTACCCAGGAAGGTGAAGTGGAGCGAGGAATTCGTGAAGGATTATATAGATTGGTATTCGAGAAGGAATTTAAGAACCTTGACGCGTACTTTGAGAAGGTTGTTTCAGAAGAAGAAGTGGTAGGAAGAACCGTTGAGTCCCTTGAAAATGTTGGGGGGGCGGGTAATATGACACCTTATTACTCTATGTCATCTTTAAATAGCGATGAAGCTATAAAACCTGTATATGATTTATTCATGGAAAGCCATAAAACATCAAATGATGCATTAAAAGAAGTGTATGATGGTGAATCGTTTAATCCTAATCACTTAAGAATTAATATTATGCTTTTTATGAAAGAAAAAAACGCAGAACCAAGTGAAAAGGTTATGAACCGTGTAGTAAGTGATATTGAGCAAATGAGCGCTCTACCGAAAGGGACATATAGAGTGGCAGTAAGTGATAACGGGGTCCATAAGGAATCATTCGAAGGGTTCAAAGATAATTCAATTGAACAGGAAATTATTCGTAACGAATAG
- a CDS encoding DUF1672 family protein, whose protein sequence is MTRKNKWIIYGIGLSLFLGGCMNVDNGVDEKKNTQNEVVDQYVSVQEYKGEGYTLKDGKENGRIAEEHREEVEKAVKDFFLNKYSTEVKVHNIVGNVDGATVFVESTGPLSFYTYAIVPIDSSDQPIQSVEVWSQEGQVESAITGGLYRRLFDNEYNQLDSYIEKIVTEGVVVGRTKESLKNVGGDGYMTPYYFISTSPIQDEAIKPVYELYIKNPDAGFEQLQAAFKKEAFDPKDVSISIMLFMKEEGMEPSEKVFNQIIKDIKGSNDFPRGAYSVFVNDNRIHKDSFEGVKDNSLERASPDEIIKE, encoded by the coding sequence ATGACCAGAAAAAATAAGTGGATTATATATGGAATCGGACTTTCCTTATTTCTTGGAGGATGTATGAATGTAGATAATGGTGTGGATGAGAAGAAGAATACGCAGAATGAAGTGGTAGATCAGTATGTAAGTGTGCAGGAGTATAAAGGGGAAGGCTACACATTAAAAGATGGTAAGGAAAACGGCAGAATCGCAGAAGAACATCGAGAAGAGGTTGAGAAGGCGGTAAAAGATTTTTTTCTGAATAAATATAGTACAGAAGTCAAAGTTCATAATATTGTTGGTAATGTGGATGGGGCTACAGTGTTTGTAGAGTCAACTGGCCCTCTTTCTTTCTATACTTATGCTATTGTCCCAATTGATTCGAGTGATCAGCCAATTCAATCTGTTGAGGTTTGGTCCCAAGAAGGTCAAGTAGAAAGTGCAATAACAGGTGGCTTATATAGACGATTGTTCGATAATGAATATAACCAATTAGACAGTTATATTGAGAAGATCGTAACTGAAGGAGTAGTTGTTGGAAGGACAAAAGAATCCCTTAAAAATGTAGGAGGGGATGGTTATATGACTCCTTACTATTTCATTTCAACATCACCAATTCAAGATGAGGCAATAAAACCTGTATATGAACTATATATAAAAAATCCTGATGCGGGTTTTGAGCAATTACAGGCAGCGTTTAAAAAAGAAGCATTTGACCCCAAAGATGTAAGTATATCCATCATGCTTTTCATGAAAGAAGAAGGTATGGAACCAAGTGAAAAGGTTTTTAATCAAATTATCAAAGATATAAAGGGCTCAAATGATTTTCCAAGGGGGGCATATAGTGTCTTCGTGAATGATAATAGAATTCATAAGGATTCCTTTGAGGGTGTTAAAGATAATTCCCTTGAACGAGCCTCCCCCGATGAGATCATAAAAGAATAA